Proteins from a single region of Anastrepha ludens isolate Willacy chromosome 5, idAnaLude1.1, whole genome shotgun sequence:
- the LOC128863311 gene encoding ladderlectin-like, producing the protein MLKTLLPLFLLLAHIAAQDQDTSVVLGLSRLLIVDKVKLAWPGAVQYCANMNMTLFSPNTAARNEKISQFFTEIGYVDKPSIGNDFIYWTSGKFDQTRRKFIWHSIGEEFSYTNWLAGMPDNWRGDEFCVEMGFREVGKWNDTRCKHFRHFICEHLIETL; encoded by the exons ATGTTAAAAACTCTTCTGCCATTATTTTTGTTACTTGCACACATTGCAGCACAAGATCAAG ACACTTCGGTTGTTTTGGGCTTGAGTCGGCTTTTAATCGTGGATAAAGTGAAG TTAGCATGGCCGGGGGCTGTTCAATATTGCGCAAACATGAATATGACACTCTTCAGTCCGAATACAGCCGCacgtaatgaaaaaataagCCAGTTCTTCACAGAAATTG GCTACGTTGACAAACCAAGTATCGGTAACGACTTCATCTATTGGACTTCTGGAAAATTCGACCAAACCCGTAGAAAATTCATTTGGCATAGTATTGGTGAAGAGTTCAGTTATACCAATTGGTTGGCTGGCATGCCAGATAATTGGCGCGGTGATGAGTTTTGCGTTGAAATGGGTTTTCGTGAAGTGGGTAAATGGAATGATACTCGCTGCAAACATTTTAGACATTTCATTTGTGAGCATTTGATTGAAACGCTATAA
- the LOC128863330 gene encoding perlucin-like, with protein sequence MNLHTLECWNGNTVQHLFVTLKQTESGEIAYKITNKSCPGTKSESAFKLSWWAARDFCTERQMKLVSLQTEEKSKQLNDFLQAHNLVDSPELGNDFIYWTSGTDQKHDGKFVWNGAENEEFTFTNWLPGMPDNWRGDEHCVEIGFKELGKWNDNRCRYHRHFICEVSHLVNAGIVKDI encoded by the exons atgaatttgcatACTCTAGAATGCTGG AACGGCAACACTGTTCAGCACCTTTTCGTTACGCTCAAACAAACTGAGAGCGGAGAAATTGCGTATAAAATTACCAACAAAAGCTGCCCGGGCACGAAAAGTGAATCCGcttttaaa CTATCTTGGTGGGCTGCGCGGGATTTTTGCACAGAACGGCAAATGAAATTAGTTAGTTTGCAGACTGAGGAAAAATCCAAGCAAttgaatgatttcctccaaGCACACA ATTTAGTTGACTCGCCTGAATTGGGTAATGATTTCATCTACTGGACCTCTGGCACCGATCAAAAGCATGatggaaaatttgtttggaaCGGTGCTGAAAATGAAGAGTTTACGTTCACCAATTGGCTACCTGGTATGCCAGACAATTGGCGTGGTGACGAGCACTGCGTAGAAATAGGCTTCAAAGAATTAGGCAAATGGAATGACAATCGCTGTCGTTACCACCGACACTTCATCTGCGAAGTTTCACATCTTGTAAATGCGGGAATAGTAAAGGACATTTAA
- the LOC128863312 gene encoding omega-conotoxin-like protein 1 — MHFVDYKYFILVFLFCLSIISSVNAEEKTSGVCGRHGDPCAVNSDCCQSNSCHRFAKRCQADQSYLKRNDI, encoded by the exons atgcatttcgtAGATTACAAATACTTTATCTTAGTGTTCTTGTTTTGTTTGAGCATTATAAGTTCCGTTAATGCTGAA gAAAAGACTTCAGGAGTTTGTGGTCGTCATGGCGATCCTTGCGCAGTTAACTCAGATTGCTGTCAATCTAATAGTTGCCATCGCTTTGCAAAACGTTGCCAGGCCGATCAATCGTATTTAAAACGtaatgatatttaa